One genomic window of Parasteatoda tepidariorum isolate YZ-2023 chromosome 9, CAS_Ptep_4.0, whole genome shotgun sequence includes the following:
- the LOC107436800 gene encoding uncharacterized protein isoform X2: protein MVLPAYGYALNCFFKYFNKFAIARIGFNDKNVKNSINTSNQAASHGVLDSGSKNGSMNGRVRSFSEENFQSLYSRSSNKALEYESENHSKRFKSHLHPHVETFNTESLQRWRLLEQEEKTLSRKLRSQGNSLKYTSSILKQTRRKIRIITHMSQNSLFCDEELDSDNEPDLRSRSAPPKPSSIRSKINRSETIPTITDSEESASQIEVYNKGDALRKFRNTRWQHEIDNAILSEIEFQGNNFLIRRFSVRGTRIFNRRRNIKFYPENDQNYEELPTGMKRRSFSLPALLPFMDFEDNDFWRVGFVQSRVQKLEKDLANHFEDLYFPCAYEFEVQSLCSLDMGKIVPDDYRIAYVSSLETSLESNLDYMEDAISAFGTGTLDAKNGNKASGLETLDIKRNKKYELSDEDDWNLSFSSSENKENSSEEDEFYFFLTPETVDSENTSETVLGQENDSFTILDEKTKLENEQTNINDIVLNDFPNVKLACNIENTRLNFSEIITGEKAPTYNLSVNFMLKEISLFKKPIIFKRNRSFEDEKLEFSDIIRKNKTCLFCKKKNVMCIGESIKYNSISSKIEEIYYYEPLVTPFSEIYAITYGKLFTKTFITNEEMENSEIKQLVVDLIDQTLIEKSSEKKLYLDNPSHSQQTNEDDFMKIINFPSYPESSINLEVNLFSSGAFYNYVKKSNLKFNSRTNTEKKWKKPNEIKDQEISKVLSNDVKNIIYSSFLLNTTNNIFNKISNPITDFPKISLISEHEKLLNERNVSLNDILKFSYKNFNHPQVINYSIFMNNSQNKAQINSFRQLKEDFSVYTNPQILIVFSNHRAFRNRNFLNEKVNLSGENEILKGEMKNEVGRNSESGFCASRRHSHRCVTSQTGGATFVECFLPPESQYALVGDQSETRLPPGSVLQITVPAVQRVAKRENHSAENECTVLCVSNVADGTCRRNRTDWIKRLKCDTTFFKGLHPILDYAVIDCFVLDYNHEDYVLPAAFTLLIANDCFDLRNGENSRYSVLQWNMATLGDEIRSVNRVVRTEGKNISKLKKFFDSPETSTKTRADDNSFRKFVERKTSTISSQSEIMSNESPNSVYSSQEKSSECKTVINNVSSSSNDQVSENNSTHINSNVHNSSDSLSDIPFCRKVTKGSLWDNVDIGNSANDNEFWRPSDDNHVENGYSVSNSSSELQDLIAASRSELSKIRDQAVSDKSNLESYFTSFENSKSMSFETSDLFNGDQRFFSSTYDCDMNDISFDDEDAVLSDVSSDEEMRGHPALSNTNYLPAYALHTIIEESCEESERDSRTATPTNNTETSKLERYFSWDIINDTELNLRKKEDDESTIYSDSLSEGTAGDTPKEVDPTHLVSSRLEKYFTSGLVDDDNYYYPDDAEYPEDPPVSDFEEDSVHQKISRSALLNSLESNHLPPKSDDTESPENEEVPVSINLPSSTKVETDTKTNETFPSVCDKHNGTFDISPCIQLKSRSAPIIRNLNLESDRILDDDEEESIGADASKLNKTIHTYENVSFSDNNANCDFPQSNSTDLLPDDITKDEAINLKHISNKQQIAADIQSIIQKLVSHFSADSLKDSIETDYTSAWQMLETEIERLLNTISPSALEHNSCNSSLVDSNNSDYGSDTIESIDCMTDDDDCVDSKNRNAKCPLVDMLRPFKVQTDCDLNAFNISDETLGIWKRLIQSLQKDNIALAKSRTYDPNAEARLYIKNQIVTLMHTVTVNDANVQDIEKVASGNDSEEKDLVLDEQPLSEELNEAFNVSITNSNILTGINGDEVIIPKIESSDEGISSTDSNENIHLEDESMKLSRNVTITEEMMEGDSSMIQPSSNSNNMEKSDDSLLNSAETLDKESSKTPDSSTLLHQNNKTKFSDGKMHCKENDLKFSVVDIELDDNVPTVAERKMSSDSHCENDSDDLLVVSDDLALYSSNETLSKLRKEAERSQSVKTSRNHDIGYFSYKSCDDSLLHTPSPSSDIVDVPNFKSLKRSIKKFPPPSSTLSKSTNNIFQTLSSDMKFSTLQSKSKKSKSSSQSPSRQFTSLFSPSSVIKRITGTKSSEAQTSDSTIPAKYLKKYAKTTSVENDKELFGAVSMPHLNAACKPGDSYSALGLYSENDPDNSMNVDDEVDARRYFSGSQSVLSLGSHSASMTSVYSAGGCHYGYVTISGDVLFGLNYNQKSQMMEVFVKQCRNLAASDARNNKSNPYVKVYLLPDKTRSGKRKTKTKKNTLNPVFNELLRFPVLKNELESRTLWLTVWNSDLFGRNDFLGEISLPLGYRLLDSPTLRWYPLQERAESLTSPLNYRGELFIALKYVPRDLSLESRFRPAPVISVRGALHVLVKEARNISTNNSSSPLDAFCKSYLLPDKSKSSKQKTPIVKKSRHPKWYYTVIYEDLSVDDLRERSLELTVWDYDKITSNHFLGGVRLNTGSGLYHGVPVDWMDSRRDESSLWQSMLESPNMWVDGCLPLRPTLHSHLS, encoded by the exons CTTCTCATGGAGTATTGGATTCAGGCTCTAAAAATGGTTCCATGAACGGAAGAGTGCGTTCTTTCTCAGAGGAAAATTTTCAGAGCTTATATTCTAGAAGTAGTAACAAAGCTCTAGAATATGAATCGGAAAATCATTCCAAACGATTTAAAAGTCATTTGCATCCACATGTGGAAACCTTTAATACTGAGTCCTTACAACGATGGAGGCTACTGGAGcaggaagaaaaaacattaagtcGGAAACTAAGATCACAAGGCAATAGTCTGAAATACACAAGttccattttgaaacaaacaagaagaaaaattcgCATAATTACACATATGTCTCAGAATTCTCTTTTCTGTGATGAAGAGCTAGATTCCGATAATGAGCCTGATCTTCGATCCAGAAGCGCTCCTCCGAAACCATCATCGATACGATCAAAAATTAATCGATCGGAAACAATTCCGACTATCACTGATTCCGAAGAATCTGCTTCTCAAATTGAAGTCTATAATAAAGGTGATGCATTACGAAAATTCAGAAACACAAGATGGCAACATGAGATAGACAACGCCATTTTGTCTGAAATAGAATTTCAGGGTAATAATTTCCTAATTCGACGATTTTCCGTGAGAGGAACTAGAATTTTTAATCGCaggagaaatataaaattttatcctgAAAACGATCAAAATTACGAAGAATTACCAACTGGCATGAAACGAAGAAGCTTCTCGCTTCCAGCTCTGTTACCATTCATGGACTTTGAAGATAATGATTTCTGGAGGGTGGGCTTTGTTCAAAGTAGAGTCCAAAAGTTAGAAAAGGATTTAGCGAATCATTTTGAAGATCTTTATTTTCCTTGTGCCTATGAATTCGAAGTCCAAAGTCTTTGCAGTCTCGATATGGGGAAAATCGTACCAGATGACTATAGAATAGCTTATGTAAGCAGTTTAGAAACATCCTTAGAATCTAACTTGGATTATATGGAAGACGCCATAAGTGCATTTGGGACTGGAACTTTAGATGCAAAAAATGGCAATAAGGCCTCCGGCTTGGAAACTTTAGACATTAAAcgaaataagaaatatgaattGAGTGATGAGGATGACTGGAATTTATCGTTCAGTTCCTctgaaaataaagagaattcATCGGAGGaagatgaattttatttctttttgacacCAGAAACCGTTGACTCGGAAAACACATCGGAAACTGTTTTAGGTCAGGAAAATGATTCCTTTACAATTTTggatgaaaaaacaaaactagaaaatgaGCAAACGAATATTAACGACATTGTCCTCAACGATTTTCCAAATGTAAAACTAGCCTGCAATATCGAAAAtacaagattaaatttttcagaaattataacCGGAGAGAAGGCCCCTACTTATAATCTGAGTGTCAATTTCATGcttaaagaaatatctttatttaaaaaacccattatttttaaacgaaatcgTTCTTTCGAAGatgaaaaacttgaattttcaGATATTATTAGAAAGAACAAAACTTGCTTAttctgcaagaaaaaaaatgtcatgtgCATTGgagaatcaataaaatataattcgatatctagtaaaatagaagaaatttattattatgagcCTTTGGTTACtcctttttctgaaatatatgctATTACTTATGGTAAGttgtttactaaaacttttatcaCAAATGAAGAAATGGAAAATTCCGAAATTAAACAACTGGTTGTTGATTTAATTGATCAAACACTCATTGAAAAATCgtcagaaaagaaattatatttagataacCCGTCACATTCTCAACAGACTAACGAAgatgattttatgaaaataataaattttcccaGCTATCCCGAAAGCAGCATTAATCTGGAAGTAAACCTTTTTTCATCGGGTGCGTTttacaattatgtaaaaaaatcaaatctaaaatttaattccagaacaaacactgaaaaaaaatggaaaaaaccGAATGAAATTAAAGATCAAGAAATATCTAAAGTTCTTTCTAACGAtgttaaaaacatcatttactcctcttttttattaaatactaccaataatatttttaacaaaattagtaaCCCTATCACagattttcctaaaatttcattaatatctgAGCACGAGAAACTTCTAAATGAAAGAAACGTTAGTCTCAATGACATACTTAAGttctcttataaaaattttaatcatcctcaagtaataaattattcgattttcatgaataattcacaaaacaaagctcaaataaattctttccgccaattaaaagaagatttttccGTATATACAAACCcacaaattttaattgtgttttcaaaCCACAGGGCGTTTCGAAACCGAAACTTCCTGAATGAAAAGGTTAACCTTAGCggtgaaaatgaaattttgaagggAGAAATGAAAAACGAGGTGGGCAGAAATTCAGAAAGTGGATTCTGTGCTTCACGACGTCATAGCCACCGCTGTGTTACGTCACAAACTGGTGGAGCAACATTCGTGGAATGTTTTCTTCCACCCGAGTCGCAGTACGCGCTCGTTGGCGATCAAAGTGAGACACGCCTTCCACCTGGATCCGTGCTTCAGATAACTGTGCCAGCTGTGCAACGGGTGGCGAAGCGCGAAAATCATTCAGCGGAGAACGAATGCACTGTACTGTGTGTTTCAAACGTAGCAGATGGTACGTGTCGAAGAAATCGAACAGATTGGATTAAAAGACTAAAATGTGATACCACTTTCTTTAAAGGATTACATCCAATACTGGATTATGCCGTAATCGATTGCTTTGTGTTGGATTACAACCATGAGGATTATGTGCTACCTGCAGCCTTTACGCTGCTAATTGCGAACGATTGCTTTGATTTACGTAACGGCGAAAACTCCCGTTACTCTGTTTTGCAGTGGAATATGGCAACTCTAGGAGATGAGATTCGTTCTGTCAATCGCGTTGTGAGAACTGAAgggaaaaacatttcaaaactaaagaaattttttgattcgcCGGAAACATCAACAAAAACGCGAGCAGACGATAATTCCTTCCGAAAATTCGTGGAACGCAAAACATCTACTATTTCGTCACAGTCAGAAATTATGTCAAATGAAAGCCCAAATAGTGTTTATTCTTCCCAGGAAAAATCTTCTGAATGTAAAACTGTCATAAATAATGTATCTTCATCATCAAACGATCAAGTAAGTGAAAATAACAGTACTCATATTAATTCCAACGTTCATAATTCTTCCGATTCACTGTCTGACATTCCATTTTGTAGAAAAGTAACAAAAGGTTCATTGTGGGACAATGTTGATATTGGTAATAGTGCAAATGATAATGAATTTTGGAGACCATCAGACGATAATCATGTTGAGAACGGATATTCAGTATCCAATTCTTCTTCTGAATTGCAAGATCTTATTGCAGCATCACGAAGTGAACTTTCTAAAATAAGGGACCAGGCTGTTTCTGATAAATCGAACTTAGAAAgttattttacatcatttgaaaattctaaatcaaTGTCATTCGAAACTTCGGATTTGTTTAATGGTGatcaacgttttttttcttccacatATGACTGTGATATGAATGACATCAGTTTTGATGACGAAGATGCTGTTTTAAGTGATGTGTCTTCTGACGAAGAAATGCGGGGACATCCAGCATTATCTAATACGAATTACCTTCCAGCTTATGCTCTTCATACCATAATTGAAGAGAGCTGTGAAGAAAGCGAGAGAGATTCTCGGACAGCAACCCCTACCAACAACACCGAGACATCCAAACTTGAAAGATATTTTAGCTGGGACATCATCAATGATACTGAATTAAATCTCAGGAAAAAAGAGGATGATGAAAGTACTATCTATAGTGATTCTCTCTCTGAAGGTACAGCCGGTGATACTCCTAAGGAAGTGGATCCTACCCATCTTGTATCTTCTCGCTTAGAGAAATACTTCACCTCTGGGTTAGTTGATGATGACAACTATTATTATCCTGATGATGCTGAATATCCCGAGGATCCACCTGTCAGTGACTTTGAAGAGGACAGtgtacatcaaaaaataagtcGATCTGCCTTATTAAATTCCTTAGAATCTAACCATCTACCGCCTAAATCTGATGATACCGAATCTCCCGAAAACGAGGAAGTACCAGTTTCGATTAATTTGCCAAGCTCTACCAAAGTCGAAACTGATACAAAAACAAACGAAACTTTTCCTTCAGTCTGTGATAAACATAATGGAACTTTTGATATTTCCCCTTGTATACAACTTAAATCTAGATCTGCcccaataattagaaatttgaatttagaatcCGACAGAATATTAGATGATGATGAAGAGGAAAGCATCGGTGCCGATGCATCGAAGTTAAATAAAACGATTCACACTTATGAAAATGTATCATTTAGTGATAATAATGCTAACTGTGATTTTCCTCAAAGCAATAGTACTGATTTATTACCAGATGATATTACAAAAGATGAAGCCATTAATTTGAAACACATATCCAATAAACAACAAATAGCTGCCGATATTcaatcaataattcaaaaactgGTTTCTCATTTTTCTGCTGATTCTTTGAAAGACAGCATTGAAACTGATTATACATCTGCCTGGCAGATGCTGGAAACTGAAATTGAAAGGCTTCTTAATACTATATCCCCGAGCGCTTTAGAACATAACAGCTGTAACAGCAGTCTAGTCGACAGTAACAACAGTGACTACGGAAGTGATACAATCGAGTCCATTGATTGTATGACTGATGATGATGATTGTGTTGATTCAAAAAATCGTAATGCTAAATGTCCACTTGTTGATATGTTGAGGCCTTTTAAGGTTCAAACGGACTGTGATTTAAAcgcttttaatatttcagatgaAACATTAGGAATATGGAAGAGATTGATACAATCCCTGCAAAAAGACAACATAGCTTTAGCGAAAAGTAGAACTTATGATCCGAATGCAGAGGCTAggttatacattaaaaatcaaattgtaaCATTGATGCATACAGTTACTGTTAATGATGCCAACGTTCAAGATATTGAGAAAGTTGCAAGTGGTAATGATTCCGAAGAAAAAGATCTCGTACTCGATGAGCAACCGCTGTCTGAAGAATTAAATGAAGCTTTTAATGTTAGCATtactaattcaaatattttaacggGAATAAATGGGGATGAAGTTATAATACCCAAGATTGAATCTTCCGATGAAGGCATATCATCTACAGATAGTAATGAAAACATACATTTAGAAGATGAATCTATGAAGTTATCCCGAAATGTAACTATTACTGAAGAGATGATGGAAGGTGATTCATCTATGATTCAGCCATCCTCTaattcaaacaatatggaaaagtCTGATGATTCACTACTTAATTCAGCTGAAACATTAGACAAAGAGTCTTCTAAAACACCAGATTCTTCGACATTACtgcatcaaaataataaaaccaagTTTTCTGACGGTAAAATGCATTGTAAAGAAAATGATCTAAAGTTTTCTGTCGTTGACATTGAACTTGATGATAATGTGCCAACTGTAGCAGAAAGAAAAATGTCCTCTGACAGCCACTGCGAAAATGATTCTGATGATTTGCTTGTTGTTTCCGATGATCTAGCACTGTATTCGTCTAACGAAACATTGtctaaactaagaaaagaaGCAGAACGTTCGCAATCAGTCAAAACTTCCCGTAATCATGATATTGGTTACTTTTCTTACAAATCATGTGATGATAGTTTGCTGCATACTCCGTCCCCTTCTTCAGATATTGTTGATGTTCCAAATTTTAAGTCCCTTAAAAGATCCATTAAAAAGTTCCCTCCTCCCTCTAGTACTCTTTCAAAAAgcactaataatatttttcaaactctaTCATCTGACATGAAATTTAGTACCCTTCAGTCTAAGTCAAAGAAATCAAAATCCTCGAGCCAATCTCCTTCACGCCAGTTTACATCTTTATTTTCACCTTCATCTGTCATTAAAAGGATTACTGGtacaaaaa gtaGTGAGGCCCAGACTTCTGATTCTACCATCCCtgcaaaatatctaaaaaagtaTGCCAAAACTACTTCTGTTGAAAATGATAAAGAGCTATTTGGAGCTGTTTCCATGCCTCATCTAAATGCTGCTTGTAAACCTGGTGAT tcaTACTCTGCATTAGGCTTGTATTCAGAAAACGATCCTGATAACTCAATGAATGTTGATGATGAAGTGGATGCCAGGAGATACTTTTCTGGCAGCCAAAGTGTTCTTTCCCTTGGT tctCATAGTGCTAGTATGACTAGTGTATATAGTGCAGGTGGATGTCACTATGGCTATGTTACAATAAGTGGTGATGTTCTCTTTGGTCTGAATTACAACCAAAAGTCTCAAATGATGGAGGTCTTTGTGAAACAGTGCCGAAATTTAGCTGCCAGTGACgcaagaaataataaatctaatcc gtATGTAAAAGTATATCTTTTACCTGATAAAACAAGAAgcggaaaaagaaaaacaaaaactaaaaagaatacTCTCAATCCTGTTTTCAATGAGCTATTAagg tttccagttttaaaaaatgaactagaATCAAGAACTCTTTGGCTTACTGTCTGGAATAGTGATCTATTTGGTAGGAATGATTTCTTAGGGGAAATTTCACTGCCACTTGGTTATCGTCTGCTTGATTCTCCTACACTCAGGTGGTACCCCCTTCAAGAAAGG GCTGAGTCTCTGACGAGCCCCTTGAACTACCGAGGCGAGTTATTCATCGCCTTGAAATATGTGCCAAGGGACTTGAGTCTAGAGTCCCGTTTCAGACCTGCTCCTGTCATCTCTGTGAGAGGTGCCCTTCACGTTCTTGTGAAGGAGGCCAGAAATATCTCCACCAACAACAGCAGCAGCCCTCTTGACGCCTTCTGCAAAAG